A section of the Amblyomma americanum isolate KBUSLIRL-KWMA chromosome 2, ASM5285725v1, whole genome shotgun sequence genome encodes:
- the LOC144121396 gene encoding uncharacterized protein LOC144121396 translates to MIAFRACIALALAASAFAGYTGYGLGYGLGYGYGLGYGLGYGYGASYLAAPAIAAYHAPAVATVAHAAPVVAAAPAVATYHAPAVATVAHAAPVVAAAPAVATYHAPAVATYAAAPAVATYHAPAVATTTVHHAPAVAAVAHAVPAVATVAHAAPVYGYGIGTLGYGVGHYGFGYGLGAYGLNYGYGLGTPFSYAALLRRKK, encoded by the exons TTCCGTGCCTGCATTGCCCTGGCCTTGGCCGCCAGCGCTTTCGCTGGTTACACAGGCTATGGCTTGGGCTATGGCCTGGGCTATGGCTACGGATTGGGTTATGGCTTGGGCTATGGCTACGGAGCTTCCTACCTCGCCGCCCCAGCCATCGCTGCCTACCACgccccagctgtggccaccgttgcCCACGCTGCCCCGGTTGTTGCTGCGGCTCCAGCTGTAGCTACCTACCACGCCCCCGCTGTTGCCACTGTCGCCCACGCTGCCCCAGTTGTCGCTGCTGCGCCAGCCGTAGCTACCTACCATGCTCCAGCAGTCGCCACCTACGCTGCCGCCCCGGCTGTTGCCACATACCACGCTCCAGCTGTGGCTACCACCACCGTCCACCACGCTCCAGCTGTAGCCGCTGTTGCGCACGCTGTTCCAGCTGTTGCTACCGTCGCCCACGCCGCCCCAGTCTACGGCTACGGCATTGGCACCCTTGGCTACGGCGTTGGCCACTACGGCTTCGGATACGGCCTTGGTGCCTACGGTCTCAACTACGGCTATGGCCTCGGCACTCCCTTCAGCTATGCCGCTCTTCTCCGCAGGAAGAAGT AA